The Streptomyces sp. NBC_01463 DNA window CGGCCGGCCGTGTCGACGCCGTGCAGTTTCGCCAGCGCGTCCGCCTCGGTGATCTTTCGAGAACGGTCACCTCGTCGAACGCTCCGAACCAGGGGCCGCCTGATGACACCTAAAGACGAGCGCCGCTACCCCAAGCTCCTGCCGGTTCCCCGGGTGGCAGACGATGCCTGGCTGTCCCAGCCCGAGGCCGCCCGCCAGCTGGACATCGCGCTCTTCCGTATCGGCGCACTCATCGCCTGCGGCCACCTGGCGCCCGCGGAGAACTCGGCCGGAAGGGCGGGCGTCACAATCACCAGCGTGCACGCAGAGAAGGCCAGGCGCGCCAGCGCCACATCTCGCGCAAAATCCCTTCGTCTCCTCAAGGACACGATCGGATTCTTCTGACTATCTGATCCACAGGCCTTGACGATTGCTCATCTTTCGTTTTGGTCAGCCGGATCCCTCGGCAGGCCATAACGGCTGATCCGGCTCGCGAGTGCAGTGAATCCGTGCCGGTCTCGCTGATGTGGCCGCCGAACGCGATGTGGTCGACGATGGCCGCGAGAGGCGCGGGTCGGTGAATGTCTCTGGCTCATGGGTGGCCTGGCGGTGTCGAAGAGCATCCGGACTGGCGGGAGTCGGCAGCAGCGAGCATGTCCGTCGTGTCCGGCCGACTATTGGCTGTTCGGAGCACGTGACGGCTCAGCCCTCACTCACAGCGAGTCTTCTCCACCCCCACTCTGACGATGCCGGGCTGAGTGTCGGAGCCGGGCGATAGGCGTTTGCCATGCCGGCTTGGGGCCGCCCATGTGCGGCGGGCGGCCCCGGGGAGACCGGTTCACGCGCTGACCCGCGAAGAGTCTCCAGTTGTTCGCCGATCAGGCAGACGGCATGACCGTCGGGCCAGGCCGGTTCCGGTCATCGTTCCAAGTCTCGCCATTCGGGAGCGAGGACAGCCCAGACCTGCTTGTCGTAGCGCCTGCCCTCATAGGGCCATGCTTCGCGTCGCACACCCTCGAGCGTCATGCCGAGCCGCTTGGCCACCGCCGCACTGCGG harbors:
- a CDS encoding DNA-binding protein, producing the protein MTPKDERRYPKLLPVPRVADDAWLSQPEAARQLDIALFRIGALIACGHLAPAENSAGRAGVTITSVHAEKARRASATSRAKSLRLLKDTIGFF